From Streptomyces sp. HUAS MG91, the proteins below share one genomic window:
- the pdhA gene encoding pyruvate dehydrogenase (acetyl-transferring) E1 component subunit alpha has protein sequence MTVDSAASTGAARTPRKRTAASKTAASKTAAKKSAAGKTAASKSAKKSPGRTAAAKGQPDLVQLLTPEGERVKNAQYDKYVADITDDALRGLYRDMVMARRFDAEAVTLQRQGELGLWPSLLGQEAAQVGSARATRDDDYVFPTYREHGVAWCRGVEPENLLGMFRGVNNGGWDPNANNFHLYTIVIGSQTLHATGYAMGIAKDGADSAVVAYFGDGASSQGDVAESFTFSAVYNAPVVFFCQNNQWAISEPTEKQTRVPLYQRAQGFGFPGVRVDGNDVLACLAVTRWALERARDGEGPTLVEAFTYRMGAHTTSDDPTKYRADEERVAWEAKDPILRLRTYLENHTDTGAEFFTDLETESETLGRRVREAVRGMQDPDRMAMFEHGYADGHALVDEERAQFAAYQASFAEEGA, from the coding sequence GTGACCGTTGACAGTGCTGCCAGCACTGGCGCAGCGCGCACCCCGCGCAAGCGGACTGCCGCGAGCAAGACCGCTGCGAGCAAGACTGCCGCGAAGAAGTCTGCCGCCGGCAAGACTGCCGCGAGCAAGTCCGCGAAGAAATCCCCCGGGAGGACCGCGGCCGCCAAGGGACAGCCGGACCTGGTCCAGCTGCTGACCCCCGAGGGCGAGCGGGTCAAGAACGCCCAGTACGACAAGTACGTCGCCGACATCACCGACGACGCGCTGCGCGGCCTGTACCGCGACATGGTGATGGCCCGCCGGTTCGACGCGGAGGCCGTCACGCTCCAGCGCCAGGGCGAGCTGGGCCTGTGGCCCTCGCTGCTCGGCCAGGAGGCCGCCCAGGTGGGCTCCGCCCGCGCGACCCGGGACGACGACTACGTCTTCCCGACCTACCGCGAGCACGGCGTCGCCTGGTGCCGCGGGGTCGAGCCGGAGAACCTGCTCGGCATGTTCCGCGGTGTGAACAACGGCGGCTGGGACCCCAACGCCAACAACTTCCACCTGTACACGATCGTCATCGGCTCGCAGACGCTGCACGCCACCGGCTATGCGATGGGCATCGCCAAGGATGGCGCGGACTCGGCCGTCGTCGCGTACTTCGGTGACGGCGCGAGCAGCCAGGGCGACGTCGCGGAGTCCTTCACGTTCTCCGCCGTGTACAACGCGCCGGTCGTGTTCTTCTGCCAGAACAACCAGTGGGCGATCTCCGAGCCGACCGAGAAGCAGACCCGCGTGCCGCTCTACCAGCGCGCGCAGGGCTTCGGCTTCCCGGGCGTGCGCGTCGACGGCAACGACGTGCTGGCCTGCCTCGCCGTGACCCGGTGGGCGCTGGAGCGGGCGCGCGACGGCGAGGGCCCGACGCTGGTCGAGGCGTTCACGTACCGGATGGGCGCGCACACCACCTCCGACGACCCGACGAAGTACCGGGCCGACGAGGAGCGCGTCGCGTGGGAGGCGAAGGACCCGATCCTGCGCCTGCGCACCTACCTGGAGAACCACACCGACACCGGCGCGGAGTTCTTCACGGACCTGGAGACCGAGAGCGAGACCCTCGGCCGGCGGGTGCGCGAGGCCGTGCGCGGCATGCAGGACCCGGACCGGATGGCGATGTTCGAGCACGGTTACGCGGACGGGCACGCGCTCGTCGACGAGGAGCGGGCGCAGTTCGCCGCCTACCAGGCGTCGTTCGCGGAGGAGGGTGCCTGA
- a CDS encoding response regulator transcription factor — MREDGKIKVFLLDDHEVVRRGVHELLSVEDDIEVVGEAGTAADALVRIPATRPDVAVLDVRLPDGSGVEVCREIRSQDESIKCLMLTSFADDEALFDAIMAGASGYVLKAIRGNELLTAVRDVAAGKSLLDPVATARVLERLRDGGRSKEDDRLAGLTDQERRILDLIGEGMTNRAIGERLHLAEKTIKNYVSSLLSKLGMERRSQAAAYVARLQAEKH, encoded by the coding sequence GTGCGCGAAGACGGAAAAATCAAGGTATTTCTCCTCGACGACCACGAAGTGGTCCGCAGGGGCGTCCACGAGCTGCTGTCGGTCGAGGACGACATCGAGGTCGTCGGCGAGGCCGGCACCGCGGCCGACGCCCTGGTGCGCATCCCCGCCACCCGGCCCGACGTCGCCGTCCTGGACGTGCGGCTGCCGGACGGCAGCGGCGTCGAGGTGTGCCGGGAGATCCGCTCCCAGGACGAGTCGATCAAGTGCCTGATGCTGACGTCGTTCGCGGACGACGAGGCCCTGTTCGACGCGATCATGGCCGGTGCCTCGGGTTATGTCCTGAAGGCCATCCGCGGCAATGAGCTGCTGACGGCCGTACGGGACGTGGCCGCGGGCAAGTCGCTGCTCGACCCCGTCGCCACCGCCCGGGTCCTGGAGCGGCTGCGCGACGGCGGCCGGAGCAAGGAGGACGACCGGCTGGCCGGCCTCACCGACCAGGAGCGCCGGATCCTCGACCTGATCGGCGAGGGCATGACCAACCGCGCGATCGGCGAGCGCCTCCATCTCGCCGAGAAGACGATCAAGAACTATGTCTCCAGCCTGCTGTCGAAGCTCGGCATGGAGCGCCGCTCCCAGGCCGCCGCGTACGTCGCCCGGCTGCAGGCCGAGAAGCACTGA
- a CDS encoding pyridoxamine 5'-phosphate oxidase family protein, producing MPSETQPDLDRGFELLSRVPYGRVATSMRALPFLAAARHVVADGRLLLRMHRGYDYHQACVGSVVAYGADNLGAERPGEAGQWSVQCVGTCELTEPSTAELELFGAAPHYADGEVYEPVYLRVTPQFMTVHELRGGSAAVEPPALRTTRRP from the coding sequence ATGCCCTCCGAGACGCAGCCGGACCTGGACCGCGGCTTCGAGCTTCTCTCCCGAGTGCCGTACGGGAGAGTCGCCACGAGCATGCGCGCCCTGCCCTTCCTCGCCGCCGCCCGCCACGTCGTGGCCGACGGCCGCCTGCTGCTGCGCATGCACCGGGGATACGACTACCACCAGGCGTGCGTCGGCAGCGTCGTCGCGTACGGCGCGGACAACCTCGGCGCCGAGCGGCCCGGCGAGGCGGGCCAGTGGTCGGTGCAGTGCGTCGGCACCTGTGAGCTGACCGAGCCAAGCACCGCGGAACTGGAGCTCTTCGGAGCCGCCCCGCACTACGCGGACGGCGAGGTCTACGAGCCGGTCTATCTGCGCGTGACCCCGCAGTTCATGACGGTGCACGAGCTGCGGGGCGGGTCCGCCGCGGTGGAGCCGCCGGCGCTGCGGACGACACGACGGCCCTAG
- a CDS encoding protein kinase, with product MAQAGAQGPSDPESTGGGMSDAPEMWGNGGLVGDGRYRLTRRLGRGGMAEVFAAEDVRLGRTVAVKLLRSDLAEDPVSKARFTREAQSVAGLNHHAIVAVYDSGEDYVNGQAVPYIVMEIVEGRTIRDLLLNAEAPGPEQALIIVSGVLEALAYSHQHGIVHRDIKPANVIITNTGAVKVMDFGIARALHGAQSTMTQTGMVMGTPQYLSPEQALGKAVDHRSDLYATGCLLYELLALRPPFTGETPLSVVYQHVQDSPVPPSEVSDATPPELDGLVMRSLAKDPDDRFQTAEEMRGLVQYGLQMLYEQGGHTGTWNTGPVDLHEGGGTPAMGVAATTAMQHPGDSGTAAQPMLRPPGDDGGFEGGGNKGGGRGKLWIVAVLAVIAIAVGVAWAVSDSGGEKGGGTKQSPTPTQSETKKSKEPSQEETTEDTGTDTSGGYTDQPPQQQTTQAPPTRQPTSEAPSDTGTPTDGTDGGQNTGGGGTDGGTDGGTDGGTDGGTDAGTSDGGTDAGATEGSSAGNGGATPTPPTATP from the coding sequence ATGGCACAGGCAGGCGCTCAGGGCCCGTCCGACCCCGAGTCGACTGGCGGCGGTATGTCAGACGCGCCGGAGATGTGGGGCAATGGCGGGCTCGTCGGGGACGGCCGGTACCGGCTGACCCGCAGACTCGGCCGGGGCGGCATGGCCGAGGTGTTCGCGGCCGAGGACGTACGTCTCGGACGCACCGTCGCCGTCAAGCTGCTCCGCTCCGACCTCGCCGAGGACCCGGTCTCCAAGGCCCGCTTCACGCGCGAGGCCCAGTCGGTCGCGGGCCTCAACCACCACGCGATCGTCGCGGTGTACGACTCCGGTGAGGACTACGTGAACGGCCAGGCCGTTCCGTACATCGTCATGGAGATCGTCGAGGGCCGCACCATCCGCGACCTTCTGCTCAACGCCGAGGCGCCGGGCCCCGAGCAGGCCCTGATCATCGTCTCCGGGGTCCTGGAAGCGCTCGCGTACTCGCACCAGCACGGCATCGTGCACCGCGACATCAAGCCCGCGAACGTCATCATCACCAACACCGGCGCGGTGAAGGTGATGGACTTCGGCATCGCGCGCGCCCTGCACGGCGCGCAGTCGACCATGACGCAGACCGGCATGGTCATGGGCACGCCCCAGTACCTCTCCCCCGAGCAGGCGCTCGGCAAGGCCGTCGACCACCGCTCCGATCTGTACGCGACGGGTTGTCTGCTCTACGAACTTCTCGCGCTGCGGCCCCCGTTCACCGGTGAGACGCCGCTCTCCGTCGTCTACCAGCACGTCCAGGACTCCCCCGTGCCGCCCTCCGAGGTCTCGGACGCGACGCCGCCGGAGCTGGACGGGCTCGTCATGCGCTCGCTCGCCAAGGACCCGGACGACCGGTTCCAGACGGCCGAGGAGATGCGCGGGCTCGTCCAGTACGGGCTTCAGATGCTGTACGAGCAGGGCGGCCACACCGGCACCTGGAACACCGGCCCGGTCGACCTGCACGAGGGCGGCGGGACCCCGGCGATGGGCGTCGCGGCCACCACGGCCATGCAGCACCCCGGCGACAGCGGCACCGCCGCCCAGCCGATGCTGCGCCCGCCGGGCGACGACGGCGGCTTCGAGGGCGGCGGCAACAAGGGCGGCGGCCGCGGCAAGCTGTGGATCGTCGCCGTGCTCGCGGTGATCGCGATCGCGGTCGGCGTCGCCTGGGCGGTCAGCGACAGCGGTGGCGAGAAGGGCGGCGGGACGAAGCAGTCGCCGACGCCGACGCAGTCGGAGACGAAGAAGTCCAAGGAGCCCTCGCAGGAGGAGACCACCGAGGACACCGGGACGGACACCTCGGGCGGCTACACCGACCAGCCGCCCCAGCAGCAGACGACGCAGGCGCCCCCCACCCGGCAGCCGACCAGCGAGGCCCCGTCCGACACGGGCACGCCGACCGACGGCACCGACGGCGGTCAGAACACGGGCGGCGGCGGCACCGACGGCGGCACGGACGGCGGCACCGACGGAGGGACCGACGGCGGCACGGACGCCGGTACGTCGGACGGCGGCACGGACGCCGGGGCGACCGAGGGCAGCTCGGCGGGCAACGGCGGCGCGACGCCGACGCCCCCGACGGCCACGCCCTGA
- a CDS encoding bacterial proteasome activator family protein — translation MEMPRNEQSPENPQILVVGQDGMALGGGSDDGSREVPVTEMVEQPAKVMRIGSMIKQLLEEVRVAPLDEASRQRLKEIHASSVKELEDGLAPELVEELERLSLPFTDDATPTDAELRIAQAQLVGWLEGLFHGIQTTLFAQQMAARAQLEQMRRALPPGVGGGDEDEDPRAGGRSGGPYL, via the coding sequence ATGGAGATGCCGAGGAACGAACAGTCGCCGGAGAACCCGCAGATCTTGGTCGTGGGCCAGGACGGAATGGCTCTGGGTGGCGGCTCAGACGACGGCTCCCGCGAGGTCCCGGTGACGGAGATGGTGGAACAGCCCGCCAAGGTGATGCGGATCGGCAGCATGATCAAGCAGCTGCTCGAGGAAGTGCGCGTGGCGCCGCTGGACGAGGCGAGCCGGCAGCGGCTCAAGGAGATCCACGCCAGCTCCGTCAAGGAACTGGAGGACGGGCTCGCGCCCGAGCTCGTCGAGGAGCTGGAGCGGCTCTCCCTGCCCTTCACGGACGACGCGACGCCGACCGACGCGGAGCTGCGCATCGCGCAGGCCCAGCTGGTGGGCTGGCTGGAGGGCCTGTTCCACGGCATCCAGACCACGCTGTTCGCCCAGCAGATGGCGGCGCGGGCCCAGCTGGAGCAGATGCGCCGCGCGCTGCCGCCGGGCGTCGGCGGCGGTGACGAGGACGAGGACCCGCGCGCGGGCGGCCGCTCGGGCGGCCCGTACCTGTAG
- a CDS encoding NAD(P)H-quinone oxidoreductase, translating to MYAITIPEPGGPEALVWTEVPDPVPGEGEVLVEVVSSAVNRADLLQRQGFYSPPPGSSPYPGLECAGRIAAVGPGVGGWSVGDEVCALLVGGGYAEKVVVPAGQLLPVPSGVDLVTAAALPEVTCTVWSNVFMIAHLRPGETFLVHGGSSGIGTMAIQLAKAVGAKVAVTAGTKEKLDFCAELGADILINYREQDFVEEIRENTAGAGADVILDNMGAKYLNRNVDALAVNGRLAIIGMQGGVQGELNIAALLGKRGAITATTLRARPLAEKAAVVAAVREHVWPLIEGGHVRPIVDRTLPMSDAAQGHRILEESGHIGKVLLTNA from the coding sequence ATGTATGCGATCACGATCCCGGAACCCGGCGGACCCGAGGCACTCGTCTGGACGGAGGTCCCCGACCCCGTGCCCGGCGAGGGCGAGGTCCTCGTCGAGGTCGTCTCCAGCGCCGTCAACCGCGCCGACCTGCTCCAGCGGCAGGGCTTCTACAGCCCGCCGCCCGGCTCCTCCCCGTACCCCGGTCTGGAGTGCGCGGGGCGGATCGCCGCGGTCGGGCCCGGGGTCGGCGGCTGGTCGGTCGGCGACGAGGTGTGCGCGCTGCTCGTCGGCGGCGGTTACGCCGAGAAGGTCGTCGTGCCCGCCGGACAGCTGCTGCCGGTGCCCTCCGGCGTCGACCTCGTCACGGCCGCCGCGCTGCCCGAGGTGACCTGCACCGTCTGGTCGAACGTCTTCATGATCGCCCACCTGCGTCCGGGGGAGACCTTCCTGGTGCACGGCGGGTCCAGCGGTATCGGCACCATGGCGATCCAGCTCGCGAAGGCCGTCGGCGCCAAGGTCGCGGTGACCGCGGGCACCAAGGAGAAGCTGGACTTCTGCGCCGAGCTGGGCGCGGACATCCTCATCAACTACCGCGAGCAGGACTTCGTCGAGGAGATCCGCGAGAACACGGCGGGCGCGGGCGCCGACGTCATCCTCGACAACATGGGCGCCAAGTACCTGAACCGCAACGTCGACGCCCTCGCCGTCAACGGGCGGCTCGCCATCATCGGCATGCAGGGCGGCGTCCAGGGCGAGCTGAACATCGCCGCGCTGCTCGGCAAGCGCGGCGCCATCACGGCGACCACGCTGCGGGCCCGCCCGCTCGCGGAGAAGGCGGCCGTCGTCGCGGCGGTCCGCGAGCACGTGTGGCCGCTGATCGAGGGCGGGCACGTACGGCCGATCGTGGACCGCACGCTGCCGATGAGCGACGCCGCGCAGGGCCACCGGATCCTGGAGGAGTCGGGCCACATCGGCAAGGTGCTGCTGACGAACGCGTAG
- a CDS encoding potassium channel family protein, with product MKLAGHDAMARQADERTTTYRVKLPRRVVERPLRQVARRVLMALTVLLATAMIVWADRGGYNDTSDGTVDLLDSFYYATVTLSTTGYGDIVPVSDFARLINIFVITPLRVLFLIILVGTTLEVLTERTREEWRLNRWRSTLRDHVVVVGFGTKGRSAVETVCATGLKPEQVVVVDPSGKAIEAATALGYAGVTGDATRSSVLLRAEVQRARKIIVATQRDDTAVLVTLTARQLNRAAKIVACVREEENAPLLRQSGADAVITSASAAGRLLGLSVLSPHAGMVMEDLIQKGSGLDLVERTVTKPEVGLKPRDTDDLVVSVVRGHRMLGYDDPAVGTLQLTDRLITIARVTPTRQVVPDTKPLP from the coding sequence GTGAAACTGGCCGGCCATGACGCCATGGCGCGCCAAGCCGACGAGCGTACGACGACCTACCGGGTGAAACTGCCCCGGCGGGTCGTCGAGCGGCCGCTGCGCCAGGTCGCCCGCCGTGTCCTGATGGCGCTGACCGTGCTGCTGGCCACCGCGATGATCGTGTGGGCCGACCGCGGCGGCTACAACGACACGTCCGACGGCACGGTCGATCTCCTCGACTCCTTCTACTACGCGACCGTCACCCTCTCCACCACCGGTTACGGCGACATCGTGCCGGTCAGTGACTTCGCCCGACTCATCAACATCTTCGTCATCACGCCGCTGCGCGTGCTCTTCCTGATCATCTTGGTCGGCACCACGCTGGAAGTCCTCACCGAACGGACCCGGGAGGAATGGCGTCTGAACCGCTGGAGGTCCACCTTGCGTGACCACGTCGTCGTCGTCGGCTTCGGAACCAAGGGCCGCAGCGCCGTGGAGACGGTCTGCGCCACCGGTCTCAAGCCCGAGCAGGTCGTGGTCGTCGACCCGAGCGGCAAGGCCATCGAGGCCGCCACCGCCCTCGGCTACGCGGGCGTCACGGGCGACGCGACCCGCAGCAGCGTGCTGCTGCGCGCCGAGGTGCAGCGGGCGCGGAAGATCATCGTCGCCACCCAGCGCGACGACACCGCGGTCCTGGTGACGCTGACGGCACGGCAGCTGAACCGCGCCGCGAAGATCGTCGCCTGTGTGCGCGAGGAGGAGAACGCGCCGCTGCTGCGCCAGTCGGGCGCCGACGCCGTGATCACCAGCGCCAGCGCGGCGGGCCGGCTGCTCGGTCTGTCGGTGCTCAGCCCGCACGCGGGCATGGTCATGGAGGACCTGATCCAGAAGGGCAGCGGCCTCGACCTGGTCGAGCGGACGGTGACCAAGCCCGAGGTCGGGCTCAAGCCGCGGGACACCGACGACCTGGTGGTCAGCGTCGTGCGCGGGCACCGCATGCTCGGCTACGACGATCCGGCCGTCGGCACCCTCCAGCTCACCGACCGCCTGATCACCATCGCGCGGGTGACGCCCACCCGGCAGGTGGTGCCCGACACGAAGCCGTTGCCGTAG
- a CDS encoding molybdopterin-binding protein: MSGPHARAAHADPLDGDVEEALALANGGRGVPRPDDAPAASAPTTPQTAAPARADRDRQPTPPGARPAPDTPRAAAAHGKHGHGAGTSWSAARRAAAQAGRSAAEHRTRTARTAGAAQRPAPGASPATAPHPRTTERPVQATAVDALDAIAPVPVDENQLPLPGLPFIDHAPPPSSPAGTVAADGGEPARIPPGAAGIPLDEALGLVLAVPLTALTDLPSFDTSAMDGWVVAGPGPWDVRDEGILAGHDLPPSLSDGEAAAIATGARIPSDTTAVIRSEHGHLDDQGRLHPLRDVTHGQDIRPRGQECRSGEPLLPAGSAVTPAVLGLAAAAGYDELVVVPRPRVEVLVLGDELLTSGRPRDGLIRDALGPMLPHWLRALGVEVTAVRRLGDDPKALLKAVRKSTADLVVTTGGTASGPVDHVHPTLRAVDAELLVNGVAVRPGHPMLLARLKEGQHLVGLPGNPLAAVSGLLTLAEPLLRELSGRAGHTEAYSAPLHTPVHGHPGDTRLVPVAVRQDEGSGHDWAVPLHYNGPAMLRGIAAADALAVIPPGGAQEGQEVEILDLPWSWGSR, translated from the coding sequence ATGAGCGGGCCGCACGCGCGCGCCGCGCACGCCGACCCGCTGGACGGCGACGTCGAGGAGGCGCTCGCCCTGGCCAACGGCGGGCGGGGCGTGCCCCGGCCCGACGACGCCCCGGCGGCCTCCGCCCCCACCACTCCGCAGACCGCCGCTCCCGCCCGCGCGGACCGCGACCGGCAGCCGACGCCGCCCGGCGCCCGCCCGGCCCCCGACACCCCGCGCGCCGCCGCTGCCCACGGCAAGCACGGCCACGGCGCGGGAACGTCCTGGTCCGCCGCCCGCCGCGCCGCCGCCCAGGCGGGCCGGTCGGCGGCCGAGCACCGGACCCGCACGGCCCGTACCGCCGGCGCCGCGCAGCGCCCGGCACCGGGCGCGTCACCGGCGACGGCACCCCATCCCCGTACAACCGAAAGGCCCGTCCAGGCCACCGCCGTCGACGCGCTGGACGCCATCGCGCCCGTGCCCGTGGACGAGAACCAACTGCCGCTCCCCGGGTTGCCGTTCATCGACCACGCGCCGCCACCGTCGTCCCCGGCGGGGACCGTCGCGGCCGACGGTGGCGAACCCGCGCGGATCCCGCCCGGCGCGGCCGGCATTCCGCTCGACGAGGCCCTGGGGCTCGTCCTCGCCGTGCCCCTGACCGCCCTGACCGACCTGCCGTCCTTCGACACGTCGGCCATGGACGGCTGGGTCGTGGCCGGTCCGGGCCCCTGGGACGTCCGGGACGAGGGGATCCTCGCCGGGCACGACCTGCCGCCGTCGCTGTCCGACGGGGAGGCGGCGGCGATCGCGACCGGCGCCCGGATCCCGTCGGACACCACCGCCGTCATCCGCTCCGAGCACGGGCATCTGGACGACCAGGGCCGGCTGCACCCGTTGCGCGACGTCACGCACGGGCAGGACATCCGGCCGCGCGGCCAGGAGTGCCGCAGCGGTGAGCCGCTGCTGCCCGCGGGCTCGGCCGTCACCCCGGCGGTGCTCGGTCTGGCGGCCGCCGCCGGTTACGACGAACTGGTCGTCGTGCCCCGCCCCCGGGTCGAGGTCCTGGTCCTGGGCGACGAACTGCTGACCTCGGGACGCCCCCGCGACGGCCTGATCCGGGACGCGCTCGGCCCGATGCTGCCGCACTGGCTGCGCGCGCTCGGCGTCGAGGTCACGGCCGTGCGCAGGCTCGGCGACGATCCGAAGGCGCTCCTCAAGGCGGTCCGGAAGTCCACCGCCGACCTCGTCGTCACGACCGGCGGCACGGCGTCGGGCCCCGTCGACCACGTCCACCCCACCCTGCGCGCCGTCGACGCCGAACTCCTCGTGAACGGGGTTGCGGTCCGCCCCGGCCACCCGATGCTGCTCGCCCGCCTCAAGGAGGGGCAGCACCTTGTGGGCCTGCCCGGCAACCCCCTCGCGGCCGTCTCCGGGCTGCTCACGCTCGCCGAACCGCTGCTGCGGGAGCTGTCCGGCCGGGCCGGGCACACGGAGGCGTACAGCGCCCCGCTCCACACCCCCGTCCACGGACATCCGGGCGACACCCGGCTGGTCCCCGTCGCCGTACGGCAGGACGAGGGCAGCGGGCACGACTGGGCGGTGCCGCTGCACTACAACGGCCCGGCCATGCTGCGCGGCATCGCCGCCGCCGACGCCCTCGCGGTGATCCCGCCGGGCGGCGCCCAGGAGGGCCAGGAGGTCGAGATCCTCGATCTGCCGTGGTCCTGGGGGTCACGATGA
- a CDS encoding NTP transferase domain-containing protein produces MTEAAPPGPRSDPAYDAVVLAGGAARRLGGADKPGVRVGGRALLDRVLAACAGARDTVVVAAPRPTARPVRWAREEPPGGGPLAALGAGVRALDGPAGTRPDTVVALSADLPFLEPRTVRLLLDTLAAQDAEGALLTDGEGRDQPLVAAYRVAPLRRTLTALTREHGALTGLPLRLLTRDLRLARRTDPVAPAASFDCDTWDDIAAARSRIREHGHVLDEWISAAKDELGIDLDVDTGVLLDLARDAAHGVARPAAPLTTFLVGYAAGRAGGGPEAVAAAAAKAAALANRWAEEAAAADAESGDAG; encoded by the coding sequence ATGACCGAAGCCGCCCCGCCGGGCCCGCGCAGCGACCCCGCGTACGACGCCGTCGTGCTCGCGGGCGGTGCCGCGCGACGGCTCGGCGGCGCCGACAAGCCCGGGGTGCGGGTCGGCGGCCGTGCCCTGCTCGACCGGGTCCTCGCCGCCTGCGCCGGGGCCCGGGACACCGTCGTCGTGGCCGCGCCGCGGCCGACCGCGCGCCCCGTCCGCTGGGCCCGCGAGGAGCCGCCGGGCGGCGGGCCGCTCGCCGCTCTGGGGGCGGGAGTCCGGGCCCTCGACGGCCCGGCGGGGACACGGCCGGACACGGTCGTCGCGCTCTCCGCCGATCTGCCGTTCCTGGAGCCGCGCACCGTGCGGCTGCTGCTCGACACGCTGGCCGCGCAGGACGCCGAAGGGGCGCTCCTGACCGACGGCGAGGGCCGCGACCAGCCGCTCGTCGCCGCCTATCGGGTGGCGCCGCTGCGCCGCACGCTGACGGCCCTGACCCGGGAGCACGGGGCGCTCACAGGCCTGCCGTTACGGCTGCTCACCCGGGATCTGCGGCTCGCCCGCCGCACCGATCCCGTCGCTCCCGCGGCCTCCTTCGACTGCGACACCTGGGACGACATCGCCGCCGCCCGATCACGGATCAGGGAGCATGGGCACGTGTTGGATGAATGGATCTCCGCAGCCAAGGACGAACTGGGCATCGACCTGGACGTCGACACCGGCGTCCTGCTCGACCTCGCCCGTGACGCCGCGCACGGGGTCGCGCGCCCCGCGGCACCGTTGACGACGTTCCTCGTCGGATACGCGGCCGGGCGGGCGGGCGGCGGCCCCGAAGCCGTGGCCGCGGCCGCCGCCAAGGCCGCCGCGCTCGCCAACCGGTGGGCCGAGGAGGCCGCCGCGGCGGACGCCGAGTCCGGCGACGCGGGATGA
- a CDS encoding dihydrolipoamide acetyltransferase family protein, producing MAQVLEFKLPDLGEGLTEATIVSWLVRVGDVVAVDQPVVEVETAKAMVEVPCPYGGVVTARFGDEGAELPVGAALLTVAVGAEGAAAPVKEGPAEEKPDASGNVLVGYGTSAAPARRRRVRPTVTDGAGVPERRAPRRTEPAAVPTAVPIAEPSAEPAAGPVAVISPLVRRLAREHGLDLRQLTGSGRDGLILRSDVERAVTEGSAATAAPPAPAAPETPEHTATSSTPTSPPTAPQGHRTPLRGIRGAIADKLSRSRTEIPDATCWVDADATELLHARAEMNAATGPSAGPKISVLALLARICTAALARYPELNATVDTARREIVRLDEVHLGFAAQTERGLVVPVVRDAHARGAESLSAEFARLTDKARAGTLTPGELTGGTFTLNNYGVFGVDGSTPIINHPEAAMLGVGRIAAKPWVHEGELAVRQVVQLSLTFDHRVCDGGTAGGFLRYVADCVERPAVLLRTL from the coding sequence ATGGCGCAGGTGCTGGAGTTCAAGCTGCCCGACCTCGGGGAGGGACTGACCGAGGCGACGATCGTGAGCTGGCTGGTGCGCGTCGGTGACGTGGTCGCCGTCGACCAGCCGGTCGTGGAGGTGGAGACCGCCAAGGCGATGGTCGAGGTGCCGTGTCCCTACGGGGGCGTGGTCACCGCCCGCTTCGGCGACGAGGGGGCCGAGCTGCCGGTCGGGGCCGCGCTGCTGACGGTCGCCGTCGGCGCCGAGGGTGCCGCCGCGCCGGTGAAGGAGGGCCCGGCCGAGGAGAAGCCGGACGCGTCGGGGAACGTGCTGGTGGGATACGGGACCAGCGCGGCGCCCGCCCGTCGCAGGCGTGTGCGACCGACGGTGACGGACGGGGCCGGAGTGCCCGAGCGGCGTGCGCCCCGGCGCACCGAGCCCGCCGCCGTGCCGACTGCCGTGCCGATTGCCGAGCCGAGCGCAGAGCCCGCCGCGGGGCCGGTCGCCGTGATCTCGCCGCTCGTGCGCAGGCTGGCGCGGGAACACGGTCTCGATCTGCGGCAGTTGACGGGTTCGGGACGCGACGGGCTCATCCTGCGCTCGGACGTGGAGCGAGCCGTGACGGAGGGTTCTGCCGCAACGGCGGCCCCACCCGCACCAGCAGCACCAGAAACACCAGAGCACACAGCAACCTCATCGACCCCGACGTCGCCCCCCACCGCCCCGCAGGGCCACCGCACACCGCTGCGCGGCATCCGGGGAGCCATCGCCGACAAGCTCTCCCGCAGCCGTACCGAGATACCCGACGCCACCTGCTGGGTGGACGCCGATGCCACGGAACTGCTGCACGCGCGCGCGGAGATGAACGCCGCGACGGGTCCGTCCGCCGGACCGAAGATCTCCGTCCTGGCACTGCTCGCCCGGATCTGCACGGCGGCACTGGCCCGCTACCCGGAGCTGAACGCGACGGTGGACACGGCCCGCCGCGAGATCGTCCGGCTGGACGAGGTGCATCTCGGGTTCGCCGCGCAGACCGAGCGCGGTCTCGTCGTCCCCGTCGTACGGGACGCCCACGCGCGCGGCGCCGAGTCGCTGAGCGCCGAGTTCGCGCGGCTCACCGACAAGGCCAGGGCCGGAACCCTGACGCCGGGGGAACTCACCGGCGGCACCTTCACGTTGAACAACTACGGGGTGTTCGGGGTCGACGGCTCCACGCCGATCATCAACCACCCCGAGGCGGCCATGCTCGGCGTCGGCCGGATCGCGGCCAAACCCTGGGTCCACGAAGGGGAGCTGGCGGTCCGCCAGGTCGTCCAGCTCTCCCTCACCTTCGACCACCGGGTCTGCGACGGCGGCACGGCGGGCGGTTTCCTGCGGTACGTGGCGGACTGTGTGGAGCGGCCGGCGGTGCTGCTGCGCACCCTCTGA